The Triticum aestivum cultivar Chinese Spring chromosome 7B, IWGSC CS RefSeq v2.1, whole genome shotgun sequence genome window below encodes:
- the LOC123162323 gene encoding crocetin glucosyltransferase, chloroplastic-like: MPPQPHFLVLTYPLQGHIAPALRLARRLLAAAPGALVTFSTTVTAHRRMFPAEADAPDGGDGRLEFLPFSDGFDNGYDRTTDPAACTDYIASFHAAGARSVGELVDALAARGRPVTRVVYTMLLPWAADVAREKGVPSALYWIQPAAVLAVYYHFFYGHAGVVTDNRHDPSFIVRLPGLPPLAVQDLPSIITESTDPSEFYHSIYTTIRDLFHTLDRETPRANVLVNTCQELEVSALAAMGAYNALPIGPVPPSGDETGLFKQDGAKYMEWLDTKPADSVVYVAFGSRAGMDREQLDELLLDLEQSGRPYLCVVRKDVKAEFADGEATREPETNARLRNGMVVEWCDQVRVLSHAAVGCFVTHCGWNSVMESLVCGVPMVCVPHMSDQRMNAWLVECEWRVGARAEVRSDGVLRLRATGVRQRVEEVMQEGEAGAGAARRAASEWKRVVAEALGKGGSSDRNLRAFVEAVDSGVSV, translated from the coding sequence ATGCCTCCGCAGCCGCACTTCCTCGTGCTCACGTACCCGCTCCAGGGACACATCGCGCCGGCGCTCCGCCTCGCCCGGCGCCTGCTCGCCGCTGCGCCTGGCGCGCTCGTCACGTTCTCCACCACCGTGACCGCGCACCGCCGCATGTTCCCGGCGGAGGCGGACGCGCCCGACGGCGGCGACGGCCGCCTCGAGTTCCTCCCGTTCTCGGACGGCTTCGACAACGGGTACGACAGGACCACCGACCCCGCGGCGTGCACCGACTACATTGCGTCCTTCCACGCCGCGGGCGCGCGCAGCGTCGGGGAGCTGGTGGACGCGCTCGCCGCGCGCGGCCGCCCCGTGACCCGCGTCGTCTACACGATGCTCCTCCCGTGGGCCGCTGACGTCGCGCGCGAGAAAGGCGTGCCGTCCGCGCTCTACTGGATCCAGCCGGCTGCCGTGTTGGCCGTCTACTACCATTTCTTCTACGGCCACGCCGGCGTCGTGACCGACAACCGCCACGACCCGTCGTTCATCGTGCGGCTCCCGGGCCTCCCTCCGCTGGCCGTGCAGGACCTCCCGTCCATCATCACGGAGTCCACCGACCCCTCCGAGTTCTACCACAGCATCTACACTACCATCCGCGACCTGTTCCACACGCTCGACAGGGAAACCCCCAGAGCAAACGTGCTCGTCAACACGTGCCAGGAACTCGAGGTGAGCGCGCTCGCCGCCATGGGAGCGTACAACGCGCTGCCGATTGGCCCAGTGCCCCCGTCCGGCGACGAGACCGGCCTCTTCAAGCAGGACGGCGCCAAGTACATGGAGTGGCTCGATACCAAGCCGGCCGATTCCGTGGTGTACGTCGCGTTCGGGAGCCGGGCGGGGATGGACAGGGAGCAGCTCGACGAGCTGCTCCTCGACCTCGAGCAGAGCGGGAGGCCTTACCTCTGCGTCGTCCGGAAGGACGTCAAGGCCGAGTTCGCCGATGGCGAGGCGACGCGGGAGCCCGAGACGAACGCGCGGCTCAggaacggcatggtggtggagtgGTGCGACCAGGTGCGGGTGCTCTCGCACGCGGCGGTGGGCTGCTTCGTGACGCATTGTGGATGGAACTCGGTGATGGAGAGCCTGGTGTGCGGCGTGCCGATGGTGTGCGTTCCCCATATGTCGGACCAGCGGATGAACGCGTGGCTCGTCGAGTGCGAGTGGCGCGTGGGAGCCCGCGCGGAGGTGCGCAGCGACGGCGTGTTGCGCTTGCGCGCGACCGGGGTAAGGCAGCGCGTAGAGGAGGTGATGCAGGAGGGTGAGGCCGGAGCGGGGGCTGCGCGGCGCGCGGCGTCGGAGTGGAAGCGGGTGGTCGCTGAGGCTCTCGGGAAAGGTGGCTCGTCGGATCGTAATCTGAGGGCATTCGTCGAGGCCGTCGATAGTGGTGTGTCCGTATGA